In Dehalogenimonas etheniformans, one genomic interval encodes:
- the ligD gene encoding DNA ligase D encodes MPPAKRKRKPDPLPTEMPDGAVEAPVPRSISPMLAQLGREPPQGDEWIFEPKLDGFRTLAFIDSGKVTLRSRNDTDMSRYFPAIVTGLSNLKHPSVIFDGEIVAIDEKGKTCFQCLQQLVGLPHQHTGKQFNTVYYIFDVLYLDGFDLTGVAWDNRHAILKRVFNPGPNLKLVSDFEGDGAKIFQASVDAGMEGIVAKMRKGIYLAGKRSSEWIKVKHTQSEEFVIGGFARGYGKRSENFASLLLGYYDKGKLIYAGSVGTGFDGSTLREIEARLKPLVTDKPPFSATFEYAEGVTWVKPRLVAEVKFAEWTPGGLLRHAVFLRLRGDKAAKDIIRSQVEAPSPFSGSSTVELSGSTRQILEALQNLDDDVRVKSENHEVSLTRMNKVLWPEYRGRKALTKRDYIRYLVEVAPYILPHLKDRPLTLTRYPNGILEDRFYQKHWETELPKFVETVSIFSKENDAFQDYLLCNNLATMIWLGQLADLEIHTWYSRVGERPDRPDISGYRGSPDHLGDYLAGIPDFVVFDIDPYIYSGEEAAGGEPELNKDAFKAAVEAALWVKEAVESVGLTPFIKISGKTGLHLFTPIRRQFNYDVTRDFAGVISRLVESQYPDKITTEWAVEKRRGKIFLDYRQNVRGKTVASVYSARPTPWAGVSLPVKWEELEHIYPGDFNILNVPSRLATLGDVWADIMKSKKPLKTEIVPGKNSS; translated from the coding sequence ATGCCTCCTGCGAAACGGAAGCGTAAACCTGATCCGCTACCAACCGAGATGCCGGATGGGGCGGTAGAGGCTCCGGTGCCCCGGTCCATCTCCCCGATGCTGGCCCAGCTCGGCAGAGAACCGCCCCAGGGCGACGAATGGATCTTCGAACCCAAGCTGGACGGCTTCCGCACACTGGCTTTCATCGACAGCGGCAAGGTCACACTCCGGTCGCGTAACGACACCGATATGTCCCGTTATTTCCCGGCAATCGTCACAGGATTATCCAACCTGAAACATCCCAGCGTTATTTTCGACGGCGAAATCGTCGCTATTGATGAAAAAGGCAAGACTTGTTTTCAATGCCTGCAGCAGCTCGTCGGCCTGCCGCACCAGCACACCGGCAAGCAGTTCAACACAGTCTATTACATTTTCGATGTCCTGTATCTCGATGGCTTCGATCTGACGGGTGTCGCATGGGACAACCGGCACGCGATTCTAAAACGGGTCTTCAATCCCGGGCCGAATCTGAAGTTGGTGTCCGATTTCGAGGGCGACGGCGCCAAGATTTTCCAAGCCTCAGTCGACGCCGGTATGGAGGGCATCGTCGCCAAGATGAGAAAGGGGATATATCTGGCGGGCAAACGCTCATCCGAATGGATCAAGGTCAAGCATACTCAAAGCGAAGAATTTGTCATCGGCGGCTTCGCCAGGGGTTACGGCAAGAGATCGGAAAATTTTGCCTCTCTATTGCTGGGGTATTATGACAAAGGCAAACTGATCTACGCCGGAAGCGTCGGTACCGGATTTGATGGTTCGACTCTAAGGGAAATCGAAGCCAGGCTGAAGCCGCTGGTCACTGATAAGCCGCCTTTCTCGGCAACTTTTGAGTACGCCGAGGGGGTGACCTGGGTGAAACCCAGACTGGTTGCCGAGGTGAAGTTTGCCGAGTGGACGCCTGGAGGATTGCTCCGCCACGCCGTGTTTCTGCGCCTCCGAGGAGACAAAGCCGCCAAGGATATAATCCGTTCCCAGGTAGAGGCGCCTTCTCCGTTTTCGGGATCCAGCACCGTCGAACTAAGCGGATCGACGCGGCAGATACTCGAGGCGCTGCAAAATCTGGACGATGATGTTCGGGTCAAATCCGAAAATCACGAAGTATCCCTGACCCGGATGAACAAGGTGCTCTGGCCCGAGTACCGCGGTCGTAAGGCGCTGACCAAGCGCGATTATATCCGGTACCTCGTCGAGGTTGCGCCTTACATTTTACCTCACCTTAAAGACAGGCCCCTCACTCTAACCCGGTACCCGAACGGCATTCTGGAAGACCGGTTCTACCAGAAACACTGGGAAACGGAACTGCCAAAGTTTGTCGAGACAGTCAGCATCTTTTCAAAGGAAAACGACGCCTTTCAGGACTACCTTCTTTGCAACAACCTGGCCACCATGATCTGGTTGGGGCAGTTGGCGGACCTTGAAATCCATACTTGGTACTCGCGGGTCGGGGAGAGGCCTGACAGGCCGGATATCTCCGGATACAGAGGAAGCCCGGACCATCTGGGCGACTATTTAGCAGGTATACCGGATTTTGTGGTTTTCGATATCGATCCCTATATCTATTCGGGGGAGGAGGCCGCGGGAGGGGAGCCGGAGCTGAATAAAGATGCGTTCAAAGCCGCCGTCGAAGCCGCGTTATGGGTCAAGGAGGCGGTCGAATCGGTAGGACTCACTCCATTTATCAAAATTTCCGGCAAGACCGGCTTACATCTGTTCACTCCGATCAGGCGCCAATTCAATTATGACGTCACCCGCGATTTTGCAGGGGTAATAAGCCGACTGGTTGAGAGCCAGTACCCCGACAAGATAACCACGGAGTGGGCGGTGGAAAAGCGGCGCGGCAAAATATTCCTGGACTATCGGCAGAACGTCCGGGGCAAAACGGTAGCTTCGGTTTATTCGGCGCGGCCCACGCCGTGGGCGGGGGTGTCGCTACCTGTTAAATGGGAGGAACTGGAACACATTTATCCGGGAGATTTCAATATTTT